One segment of Pseudodesulfovibrio sp. 5S69 DNA contains the following:
- a CDS encoding site-specific integrase, with amino-acid sequence MGKSGSLKYGINRATLSGPKSKQHRIRQTAHHFVKVLRQANMGAQKWTKVTNKHFQRVADAMRADGVGDGRIAEVFSAARHICRAYGNNHISKNNAIFGVRRGSIANATSRAVSPEVIQDTLTRMRNDTSYPQAGRAAAQIELMYELGLRREESAKLDLPNDWNRDEHSLLVQYGTKGGRPRALLNLSPMQEAALERAQEYVSPSDRKGVNNLMPEHMGDNWLHRLDYAARKHGLTGKDAGGTLHDLRHERFHQMYVEHTGFEPPNQHDDVQVFQAAAYDAAGEKWPRLDNEARDEIEDTAGHSAGRRDVSNAYLGSSY; translated from the coding sequence ATGGGAAAATCCGGCAGCCTCAAGTATGGGATCAACCGGGCAACCTTGTCCGGCCCGAAATCGAAACAACACCGGATTCGCCAGACGGCCCACCACTTCGTCAAGGTCTTGCGCCAGGCGAACATGGGAGCCCAAAAGTGGACCAAGGTGACAAACAAACATTTCCAGCGGGTGGCGGATGCCATGCGCGCGGACGGCGTGGGTGACGGCAGGATTGCCGAAGTCTTCAGCGCCGCACGCCACATCTGCCGTGCATACGGAAATAACCACATCAGCAAGAACAACGCGATCTTCGGGGTCAGACGCGGGTCCATCGCCAATGCGACATCCCGTGCAGTGAGCCCGGAAGTCATCCAAGACACCCTGACCCGCATGCGGAACGACACGTCGTATCCGCAGGCGGGTCGGGCAGCGGCACAAATCGAGCTAATGTATGAGCTCGGGCTGCGTCGGGAAGAATCGGCCAAGCTGGACTTGCCCAATGACTGGAATCGCGACGAGCACAGTCTGCTCGTCCAGTACGGGACCAAAGGCGGCAGACCAAGAGCCTTGCTCAACCTGTCGCCCATGCAAGAAGCAGCCCTTGAACGGGCGCAGGAATATGTGTCCCCTTCAGACAGGAAAGGCGTCAACAACCTCATGCCCGAGCATATGGGCGACAACTGGCTGCATCGGTTGGACTATGCGGCCAGAAAACACGGTCTGACCGGCAAAGACGCAGGGGGAACCCTGCACGATCTCCGTCACGAGCGCTTCCACCAAATGTACGTGGAGCATACTGGCTTTGAACCGCCCAACCAGCACGACGACGTTCAGGTATTTCAAGCAGCAGCATACGATGCCGCCGGGGAAAAATGGCCCCGGCTCGACAATGAAGCACGTGATGAGATCGAAGACACGGCAGGACATTCTGCCGGAAGACGTGACGTATCGAACGCCTATCTTGGCAGTTCCTATTAG
- a CDS encoding helix-turn-helix domain-containing protein yields MSDASTLLTIREVACLLRVHRATVSRLIGAGALGHIAIGSRKLVLKTDLQAFIENRRSLAANSPKGE; encoded by the coding sequence ATGTCCGATGCATCGACTCTTTTGACCATCAGGGAAGTCGCCTGCCTTTTGCGGGTCCACCGTGCCACCGTTTCGCGCCTGATCGGGGCTGGCGCCTTGGGTCATATCGCGATAGGATCACGAAAGCTGGTTCTGAAAACAGACCTGCAAGCGTTCATTGAAAATCGAAGAAGCTTGGCGGCGAACAGTCCGAAGGGAGAATAG
- a CDS encoding integrase, producing MATVTIATRSLKKGKAYVIHFNNPETGRKEYHKTLRRKDLAQEEANRLRTLLDSGRLPTKETRQPKQQSLPTFGQAALLCRDEWDRKLGEGKISQASHAGYGYLLAPVLKGWKHTLLHDLKEETIRDYRIGIAEQTKAKLVAKGEKGKNCNVLANRRLFVIKQVFAQAAKQGLIEKDIARDIPYLSEKASERKKAQKPLEIEKLLAAAHQRRAKHYLPLAILLAVEHGCSTQEVLSLKWANVDLAENHITFHRTKNGVTRTHRIMPRTRKALKARLEHVTRHREKRGVATKGDFVIGNMDGTPFRSIKAAWEGLCKDHDFDDLHFHDHRHTYCTNMLKAGCTLKETNVMIGHKTLRMTDRYSHLEGVLEDGPQDRLAARYAMTGTENSRSEAADT from the coding sequence ATGGCTACTGTCACCATCGCGACCCGTTCGCTGAAAAAGGGAAAAGCGTACGTCATTCACTTCAACAACCCGGAAACGGGCAGGAAGGAATACCACAAGACGCTAAGACGGAAAGACCTGGCCCAGGAAGAAGCCAACCGGCTTCGCACCCTGCTCGACAGTGGCAGATTGCCGACCAAGGAAACTCGGCAACCGAAGCAGCAGTCCCTGCCCACTTTTGGGCAAGCTGCCCTGCTGTGTCGGGACGAATGGGACCGAAAGCTCGGGGAAGGAAAGATATCCCAGGCGAGCCATGCCGGGTACGGCTACCTGCTGGCCCCGGTCCTGAAGGGATGGAAGCACACCCTGCTCCATGACCTCAAGGAGGAGACCATTCGAGATTACCGCATCGGCATCGCCGAACAGACCAAGGCGAAGCTTGTGGCCAAGGGCGAAAAAGGCAAGAACTGCAACGTATTGGCGAACCGCCGATTGTTTGTCATCAAGCAAGTGTTCGCACAGGCCGCGAAGCAGGGTTTGATCGAAAAAGACATTGCGCGGGACATCCCATACTTGTCGGAGAAGGCCAGTGAGCGCAAGAAGGCCCAGAAGCCCCTCGAAATCGAGAAGCTGCTGGCAGCGGCCCATCAGCGCAGGGCGAAGCACTACTTGCCCCTGGCGATCCTGCTGGCGGTCGAGCACGGGTGCAGCACCCAGGAAGTCCTCAGCCTCAAGTGGGCCAATGTCGACCTTGCGGAAAACCACATCACGTTCCACCGCACCAAAAACGGGGTGACCCGAACCCACCGGATTATGCCCCGCACCCGCAAAGCACTCAAAGCTCGTTTGGAGCATGTGACCCGACACCGAGAAAAACGGGGCGTGGCGACCAAGGGCGATTTCGTGATCGGCAACATGGACGGCACCCCGTTCAGGTCCATCAAGGCCGCGTGGGAAGGGCTGTGCAAAGACCACGACTTCGACGACCTGCACTTCCACGATCACCGCCACACCTATTGCACGAACATGCTGAAGGCAGGCTGCACGCTCAAGGAGACCAACGTCATGATCGGGCACAAGACCCTGCGCATGACGGACCGGTACAGCCACCTTGAAGGCGTGTTGGAAGACGGTCCGCAAGATCGTCTGGCCGCGCGCTACGCCATGACCGGCACCGAAAACAGTCGGTCGGAAGCGGCGGACACATAG
- a CDS encoding ABC transporter permease: MGQVLKKILIKLLWVGVVFLGITVISFWVIHLAPGSPTDLQTTLNPEAGVEARLQLEKLYGLDQPLHVQYAGWLKRLVHLDFGQSMSGDHRPVWDKIKERLPLTFGMNVASLILTLLIAVPIGVAAAWWRGGAFDKISTVIVFIGFAMPGFWLALLLMLWLGISWPILPISGLTSMGFSAMSGPEQWWDVTKHLILPIFIYTSGSWAGMSRFMRSSMLEVLRQDYIMTARAKGLSSRVVLFKHALRNALMPVITILGLSVPALIGGSVIIESIFALPGLGQLFYQAVMARDYPLIMGSLVLGAVLTLAGNLLADVGYGLADPRIRVGRGRGR, from the coding sequence ATGGGCCAGGTCCTCAAGAAAATTCTGATTAAGCTGTTGTGGGTGGGCGTGGTCTTTCTGGGGATCACGGTCATCAGCTTCTGGGTCATCCACCTGGCCCCCGGTTCGCCCACGGACCTGCAGACCACGCTCAATCCCGAGGCGGGCGTGGAGGCGCGCCTCCAGCTCGAAAAGCTCTACGGCCTGGACCAGCCCCTGCACGTGCAGTACGCGGGCTGGCTGAAGCGCCTAGTGCATCTCGATTTCGGCCAGTCCATGTCCGGCGACCACCGGCCTGTCTGGGACAAGATCAAGGAGCGGCTGCCCCTGACCTTCGGCATGAACGTGGCCTCCCTGATCCTGACCCTGCTCATCGCCGTGCCCATCGGCGTGGCCGCGGCCTGGTGGCGCGGCGGGGCCTTCGACAAGATATCCACGGTCATCGTGTTCATCGGCTTCGCCATGCCCGGCTTCTGGCTGGCCCTGCTGCTCATGCTCTGGCTCGGCATCAGTTGGCCCATCCTGCCCATCTCCGGCCTGACCTCCATGGGATTCTCGGCCATGTCCGGGCCCGAGCAGTGGTGGGATGTGACCAAGCACCTGATCCTGCCCATCTTCATCTACACCTCGGGCTCCTGGGCGGGCATGTCCCGGTTCATGCGCTCGTCCATGCTCGAGGTCCTGCGCCAGGACTACATCATGACCGCACGGGCCAAAGGGCTGTCCAGCCGGGTGGTCCTGTTCAAGCATGCCCTGCGCAATGCGCTCATGCCGGTCATCACCATCCTCGGCCTGTCCGTCCCGGCGCTCATCGGCGGCTCGGTGATCATCGAGTCCATCTTCGCCCTGCCCGGCCTGGGCCAACTCTTCTACCAGGCGGTCATGGCCCGGGACTACCCGCTGATCATGGGCTCGCTGGTGCTGGGCGCGGTCCTGACCCTGGCGGGCAACCTGCTGGCCGACGTGGGGTACGGCCTGGCCGACCCGCGCATCCGCGTGGGCCGGGGGAGGGGCCGATGA
- a CDS encoding ABC transporter permease gives MKRRPLKRVSPWTRHALLVLGALIVGVMSFGAVFAPLLAPYDPNFINVDALLLPPSAAHLMGTDALGRDVFSRILYGGRVSLWVGFVAVGIATSIGVVLGLISGYFGRIVDEIIMRGVDVMLCFPSFFLILAVIAFLEPSLTNIMIVIGLTGWMGVARLVRAETLSIRERDYVLAARAAGAGSRRIIFRHIMPNAMGPVLVSATLGVAGAILTESSLSFLGLGVQPPDASWGNILMEGKEVLGIAWWLSVFPGLAILVTVLGYNLLGESLRDLLDPRLKQ, from the coding sequence ATGAAACGCCGTCCGCTCAAGCGCGTCTCCCCATGGACACGGCACGCCCTGCTGGTCCTGGGCGCACTCATCGTCGGGGTCATGTCCTTCGGGGCCGTGTTCGCCCCGCTCCTCGCGCCCTACGACCCGAACTTCATCAACGTGGACGCCCTGCTCCTGCCGCCTTCCGCGGCCCACCTCATGGGCACGGACGCGCTCGGCCGCGACGTGTTCTCGCGCATCCTCTACGGCGGGCGCGTCTCCCTGTGGGTCGGGTTCGTGGCCGTGGGCATCGCCACCTCCATCGGCGTGGTCTTGGGGCTCATCTCCGGCTATTTCGGGCGGATAGTGGACGAGATCATCATGCGCGGAGTGGACGTCATGCTCTGCTTCCCGTCGTTCTTCCTGATCCTGGCGGTCATCGCCTTCCTGGAGCCGAGCCTGACCAACATCATGATCGTCATCGGCCTGACCGGCTGGATGGGTGTGGCCCGGCTGGTCCGCGCCGAGACGCTGTCCATCCGCGAGCGGGACTATGTTTTGGCCGCCCGCGCCGCCGGGGCCGGGTCCAGGCGGATCATCTTCCGCCACATCATGCCCAACGCCATGGGCCCGGTGCTGGTGTCCGCCACGCTCGGCGTGGCCGGGGCCATCCTGACCGAGTCCTCGCTCTCCTTCCTCGGCCTGGGCGTGCAGCCGCCCGACGCCTCCTGGGGCAACATCCTGATGGAGGGCAAGGAAGTCCTCGGCATCGCCTGGTGGCTGTCCGTGTTCCCCGGCCTGGCCATCCTGGTGACCGTGCTCGGCTACAACCTGCTCGGCGAATCCCTGCGCGACCTGCTCGACCCGAGGCTCAAGCAATGA
- a CDS encoding GNAT family N-acetyltransferase, whose product MITIRPASARDEACIAGIIRASMLASYAHFLPAHQFQKILDMDRPAQVARENGPRFSVAEVDGVPAGAMLLKEDYVDHLWVRPEFMGQGVGSALLDHAVERAREAGFGRLTLDCLEKNVKALAFYRAKGFTVERAYVADNYLVGEDVRLLAKPL is encoded by the coding sequence ATGATCACCATCCGCCCGGCCTCGGCCCGGGACGAAGCGTGCATCGCGGGGATCATCCGCGCCTCCATGCTGGCCAGCTATGCGCATTTTCTGCCCGCGCACCAATTTCAGAAGATCCTCGACATGGACCGGCCCGCCCAGGTGGCCCGCGAGAACGGACCGCGCTTCAGCGTGGCCGAGGTCGACGGCGTCCCGGCCGGCGCCATGCTCCTCAAGGAAGACTACGTGGACCATCTGTGGGTTCGCCCGGAGTTCATGGGGCAGGGGGTGGGCTCCGCCCTGCTCGACCACGCCGTGGAGCGCGCCCGCGAAGCCGGGTTCGGCCGCCTGACCCTGGACTGCCTCGAAAAGAACGTGAAGGCGCTGGCCTTCTACCGGGCCAAGGGGTTCACCGTGGAGCGGGCCTACGTCGCCGACAACTACCTGGTGGGCGAGGACGTCCGCCTCCTGGCCAAGCCGCTCTAG
- a CDS encoding response regulator has protein sequence MLELQRIRTRLGIVARVIACELDRVKDTLHYLACHTLELFQITPRDPALISAWLAREGFAVGEDGFFLSLPNLKAFREGRLPEGVMSYSWPPDRIDDPDARYRLFCHRNMGDLLRTLHERLPGTVWVYYQDAANTALQYPYIDQITAITPDFRWSEYHTWASVRPEANPERLVRWSPPHIDYAGQGLIIAASIPIYENDEFIGLWSIDLRVDNLVRASVLAPAYPSQLTCVVGGDGMVIAASRGVVVDDMAKGERSVVSFGDLHPAFAGLDLRELLERRQGSRAVGTGGDDYHVCWADLHCMDWLCVTVLCRDDLLDTAKEQFRHAFDNLGLGRSDSWVGMDGLPSEFLELGEAYNRMVEKLNLARSDLLHRKAELAEQKERAEAANNAKTFFLANMSHELRTPLNGIVGMHRLLQGTDLDAEQAEYVDLAVQSVSRLTDLLGDILDLTRIESGKMVLSEGPFRLRETLACAGQLFAPSCQDKGITLDIHVDSAVPDVVVGDAVRFQQVVNNLVGNAVKFTDAGTVEVEAYPLPVPDPAACRVLFAVSDTGIGMDEADMDELFEPFMQADIGYGRRFQGAGLGLSIVRRLVDLMGGSVDGAGRLGLGTAFHFCLPFGLLGRDAAVVMDRPAPVCRTGAECAVLLAEDEPVNRMAVRAYLEKIGFAAVGVENGAEALRVLEEGDFGLVLMDIQMPVMDGVEAIRAIREGRAGTRNADIPIVALTAFAMSGDREIFLDAGADDYLPKPVDLDRLTGVMNRLLAGAKGDGPSA, from the coding sequence ATGCTCGAACTGCAACGCATACGGACGCGGCTGGGGATCGTGGCCAGGGTCATCGCCTGCGAGCTGGACCGCGTCAAGGACACCCTGCACTACCTGGCGTGCCATACCCTGGAGCTGTTCCAGATCACGCCGCGCGACCCGGCCCTGATCAGCGCCTGGCTCGCGCGCGAGGGGTTCGCCGTGGGCGAGGACGGGTTCTTCCTGAGCCTGCCGAATCTCAAGGCCTTCCGCGAGGGGAGGCTGCCCGAGGGCGTGATGAGCTATTCCTGGCCCCCGGACCGGATCGACGACCCGGACGCCCGGTACCGGCTCTTCTGCCACCGGAACATGGGCGACCTGTTGCGCACGCTGCATGAACGGCTGCCCGGCACGGTCTGGGTCTATTACCAGGACGCGGCCAACACGGCCCTGCAATATCCCTACATTGACCAGATCACGGCCATCACCCCGGATTTCCGGTGGTCCGAATACCACACCTGGGCCTCGGTCCGCCCGGAGGCCAACCCCGAGCGGCTGGTCCGCTGGTCCCCGCCGCACATCGACTACGCCGGGCAGGGGCTGATCATCGCCGCGTCCATCCCCATCTACGAGAACGACGAGTTCATCGGCCTGTGGTCCATCGACCTGCGCGTGGACAACCTGGTCCGCGCCTCGGTCCTGGCCCCGGCCTACCCTTCGCAGTTGACCTGCGTAGTCGGCGGCGACGGCATGGTCATCGCGGCCAGCCGGGGCGTGGTGGTGGACGACATGGCCAAGGGCGAGCGGTCCGTGGTCTCCTTCGGCGACCTGCACCCCGCCTTTGCCGGGCTCGACCTCCGGGAACTCCTGGAACGGCGCCAGGGGAGCAGGGCCGTGGGAACCGGGGGCGACGACTATCACGTCTGCTGGGCGGACCTGCACTGCATGGACTGGCTGTGCGTCACGGTCCTGTGCCGGGACGACCTCCTGGACACGGCCAAGGAGCAGTTCCGCCACGCCTTCGACAATCTGGGTCTGGGCCGCTCCGACTCCTGGGTGGGCATGGACGGGCTGCCCTCCGAGTTTCTGGAGCTGGGCGAGGCCTACAACCGCATGGTCGAGAAGCTCAATCTGGCCAGGTCCGACCTGCTGCACCGGAAGGCCGAGCTGGCCGAGCAGAAGGAACGGGCCGAGGCCGCCAACAATGCCAAGACGTTTTTTCTGGCCAACATGAGCCATGAGCTGCGCACGCCGCTGAACGGCATCGTGGGCATGCACCGGCTGCTCCAGGGCACCGACCTCGACGCGGAGCAGGCCGAGTACGTGGACCTGGCCGTGCAGTCCGTGTCCAGGCTGACCGACCTTCTCGGGGACATCCTCGACCTGACCCGCATCGAGTCCGGCAAGATGGTCCTGAGCGAGGGACCGTTTCGCCTGCGCGAAACACTGGCCTGCGCGGGCCAGCTCTTCGCCCCCTCCTGCCAGGACAAGGGCATTACCCTGGACATCCACGTGGACTCCGCCGTGCCCGACGTGGTGGTGGGCGACGCGGTGCGCTTCCAGCAGGTGGTCAACAACCTGGTGGGCAACGCGGTCAAGTTTACGGACGCGGGGACCGTGGAGGTCGAGGCCTATCCCCTGCCGGTCCCGGACCCGGCCGCCTGCCGGGTGCTCTTCGCCGTGTCCGACACGGGCATCGGTATGGACGAGGCGGATATGGACGAACTCTTCGAACCGTTCATGCAGGCGGACATCGGCTACGGCAGGCGGTTTCAGGGCGCGGGGCTCGGCCTGTCCATCGTCCGCCGCCTGGTGGACCTCATGGGCGGGAGCGTGGACGGGGCCGGCCGCCTCGGCCTGGGCACGGCCTTCCACTTCTGCCTGCCGTTCGGGCTGCTGGGCCGCGACGCGGCGGTAGTCATGGACCGGCCGGCCCCGGTCTGCCGGACGGGCGCCGAATGCGCCGTGCTTCTGGCCGAGGACGAGCCGGTCAACCGCATGGCGGTCAGGGCGTACCTGGAAAAGATAGGCTTCGCGGCCGTGGGCGTGGAGAACGGTGCCGAGGCCCTGCGCGTACTCGAAGAGGGAGATTTCGGGCTGGTGCTTATGGACATCCAGATGCCGGTCATGGACGGGGTGGAGGCCATCCGGGCCATCCGCGAGGGTCGGGCCGGAACGCGGAACGCAGACATACCCATCGTGGCCCTGACCGCCTTCGCCATGTCCGGGGACCGGGAGATATTTCTTGATGCCGGGGCCGACGACTATCTGCCCAAGCCCGTGGACCTGGATCGGCTGACCGGGGTCATGAACCGGCTCCTGGCCGGGGCGAAGGGGGACGGCCCGTCCGCCTAG
- a CDS encoding alginate lyase family protein, translating to MIRRPFPCRTTLLAVLLVSCLTAPALAGVNLPRTIVLSPEALYRSRQRVLARERTVRAAMAALKADADAAMKVPVEPVTAKPRSGSGLPVRDYRSLAPYWWPDPASRTGLPYVRRDGERNPEADSERYDRGRLTRMARAVRTLALAWYFTGNELYAARASAHVRAWFCDPATRMVPSLEHAQRRPGHDQGNRTGIIETAALIPVCDAIRLLEPSKAWTRADSRRTREWFGQYLGWLLRSEHGRAEAAALNNHGTWFDAQVAAFALFREDRELAREVAGLAGNRRIATQILPDGSMPRELARTRPRHCVFFNLDAFMVLASVGERCGLDLWHWASPTGQSIRRALDRNGPHLDPADPLPGTRAADFDPYPYVPLFRRAALVYNDTRYLDYLVPLDEETLARETSFIAY from the coding sequence ATGATCCGACGTCCCTTCCCCTGCCGAACCACCCTGCTGGCCGTGCTGCTGGTGTCCTGCCTGACGGCCCCGGCCCTGGCGGGCGTAAACCTGCCGCGGACCATCGTGCTCTCGCCCGAGGCGCTCTACCGTTCTCGGCAGCGGGTCCTGGCCCGCGAAAGGACCGTGCGCGCGGCCATGGCCGCGCTCAAGGCCGATGCGGACGCGGCCATGAAGGTCCCGGTGGAGCCGGTCACCGCCAAGCCGCGAAGCGGTTCGGGCCTGCCGGTCCGGGACTACCGCTCCCTGGCCCCCTACTGGTGGCCCGACCCCGCATCGCGCACCGGACTGCCCTACGTGCGGCGCGACGGCGAGCGCAACCCCGAGGCCGACTCGGAGCGCTATGACCGGGGGCGGCTCACGCGCATGGCCAGGGCGGTGCGCACCCTGGCCCTGGCCTGGTATTTCACCGGCAACGAACTCTATGCGGCCAGGGCCTCGGCCCACGTGCGGGCCTGGTTCTGCGACCCGGCCACGCGCATGGTCCCGAGCCTGGAGCACGCCCAGAGGCGCCCCGGCCACGACCAGGGCAACCGGACCGGGATCATCGAGACCGCGGCGCTCATCCCCGTGTGCGACGCCATCCGGCTCCTAGAGCCGTCCAAGGCCTGGACCCGCGCGGACTCGCGCAGGACGCGGGAGTGGTTCGGCCAATACCTGGGCTGGCTCCTGCGCAGCGAGCACGGCCGGGCCGAAGCCGCCGCCCTCAACAACCACGGCACCTGGTTCGACGCCCAGGTGGCGGCTTTCGCCCTGTTCCGCGAAGACCGGGAACTGGCCCGCGAGGTGGCCGGGCTGGCCGGCAATCGGCGCATCGCCACCCAGATCCTGCCCGACGGGTCCATGCCCCGCGAGCTGGCGCGCACCCGGCCGCGCCACTGCGTCTTCTTCAACCTGGATGCGTTCATGGTCCTCGCCTCGGTGGGGGAGCGGTGCGGCCTGGACCTGTGGCACTGGGCCTCGCCCACGGGCCAGTCCATCCGCAGGGCCCTGGACCGGAACGGGCCGCACCTGGACCCGGCCGACCCCCTGCCCGGAACCCGCGCGGCCGACTTCGACCCCTACCCGTACGTTCCCCTTTTCCGCCGTGCGGCTCTGGTGTATAACGACACACGGTATCTCGACTATTTGGTCCCGCTGGACGAGGAGACCCTCGCCCGCGAGACGTCCTTCATCGCGTACTGA
- a CDS encoding DNA repair protein RecN, protein MLELLRIRNLALIEDAELEFSPGLNALTGETGAGKSFIMRAVDFLMGERMDKKLVRPGADKATVEALFVLPEGETVIRRELSAETGRSRVYVNDTLSSQPTIRDMAARLVIHTSQHGQQKLLSPAFQSEILDSFLPDQSLLAARSDQLAVLNDVLERKRRLSEKFDDLQKQREFLEFQKKEIETVDPQPDEENELEERKKILKDRERAGECLQNALDILHGEVGLLDAMTLLNREMEIVARLFPGFEEDREAIEDLRMRLHDMDSRLRRGPSDFDDDDPMSLDDIEARLFELAKLKRKLRRGLDEIVDMKAEIDESLSFLDACALDMKNLSREEDQAAAALKQTLASLNKARKKAAGELAIRIVDELTDLGFSEHVKVHFEFDARELYPGCDDMRGRLMWVPNPGQPAQPLDKIASGGELSRFLLALVTMRGHGNADGEEKDARPSLIFDEVDAGIGGLTLNSVGRKLRALADRQQMLLITHWPQLARMADRHFLIKKEVVDNATYTRCERLDADEIKCELARMAGGGEQGAALAEKLCK, encoded by the coding sequence ATGCTCGAACTGCTGCGCATCCGAAACCTGGCCCTCATAGAGGACGCGGAACTGGAGTTCTCGCCCGGCTTGAACGCCCTGACCGGCGAAACCGGCGCGGGCAAGTCCTTCATCATGCGGGCCGTGGACTTCCTCATGGGCGAGCGCATGGACAAGAAGCTCGTCCGCCCCGGCGCGGACAAGGCCACGGTGGAGGCGCTCTTCGTCCTGCCCGAAGGCGAAACCGTGATCCGGCGCGAACTGTCCGCCGAGACCGGCCGCAGCCGGGTGTACGTCAACGACACCCTGTCCTCCCAGCCGACCATCCGCGACATGGCCGCCCGGCTGGTCATCCACACCTCCCAGCACGGGCAGCAGAAACTGCTCTCCCCGGCCTTCCAGTCCGAGATCCTCGACTCCTTCCTGCCGGACCAGTCGCTGCTGGCCGCACGTAGCGACCAGCTCGCCGTGCTCAACGATGTACTTGAACGCAAACGGCGCCTGTCCGAAAAGTTCGACGATCTGCAAAAACAACGGGAGTTCCTCGAATTCCAGAAAAAGGAAATCGAGACCGTGGACCCGCAGCCGGACGAGGAAAACGAGCTCGAAGAGCGCAAGAAGATCCTCAAGGACCGCGAGCGGGCGGGCGAATGCCTGCAGAACGCCCTGGACATCCTGCACGGCGAGGTCGGCCTGCTCGACGCCATGACGCTCCTCAACCGTGAAATGGAGATCGTCGCCCGACTCTTTCCCGGCTTCGAGGAGGACCGCGAGGCCATCGAGGACCTGCGCATGCGCCTGCACGACATGGACTCCCGGCTGCGGCGCGGCCCCTCGGATTTCGACGACGACGATCCCATGTCGCTGGATGACATCGAGGCGCGGCTGTTCGAACTGGCCAAGCTCAAGCGCAAGCTGCGGCGCGGCCTGGACGAAATCGTTGACATGAAGGCCGAAATCGACGAAAGCCTCTCCTTCCTCGACGCCTGCGCCCTGGACATGAAGAACCTGAGCCGCGAGGAGGACCAGGCGGCCGCCGCCCTCAAACAGACCCTGGCGAGCCTCAACAAGGCCCGCAAGAAAGCCGCCGGGGAGCTGGCCATCCGCATCGTGGACGAGTTGACCGACCTGGGCTTTTCCGAGCACGTCAAGGTCCACTTCGAATTCGACGCGCGCGAGCTCTACCCCGGCTGCGACGACATGCGCGGCCGGCTCATGTGGGTGCCCAACCCGGGCCAGCCGGCCCAGCCGCTCGACAAGATCGCCTCGGGCGGCGAGCTCTCCCGGTTCCTGCTCGCCCTGGTGACCATGCGCGGCCACGGCAACGCGGACGGCGAGGAAAAGGACGCCCGGCCCTCGCTCATCTTCGACGAGGTGGACGCGGGCATCGGCGGCCTGACGCTCAACTCCGTGGGCAGGAAGCTGCGCGCCCTGGCCGACCGCCAGCAGATGCTGCTCATCACCCACTGGCCGCAGCTCGCCCGCATGGCCGACCGCCACTTCCTGATCAAAAAGGAGGTCGTGGACAACGCCACCTATACCCGGTGCGAGCGGCTTGACGCCGATGAAATCAAATGCGAACTGGCCCGCATGGCCGGAGGCGGCGAACAGGGCGCGGCCCTGGCCGAGAAATTATGTAAGTAG
- a CDS encoding MarC family protein yields the protein MTNLFISLYIKWFFLLTPFFVLSVFLSMTEEMDKPEQHRLAIRTTMAVLVISLVLYFAGNPIFSTLGITLDGFRVGSGALLFLSAVSLVSGKRQRPEPDDDSDVAVVPLAMPITVGPATIGTLLILGAELSGAEEKLTGAGALVCACLSVGVILFSASSLKRIIGRMGLNVLTKITGLVLSAMAAQIAFTGIRNFLS from the coding sequence GTGACCAACCTTTTCATTTCGCTCTACATAAAGTGGTTCTTCCTGTTGACGCCGTTCTTCGTGCTGTCCGTGTTCCTGTCCATGACCGAAGAAATGGACAAGCCGGAGCAGCATCGGCTGGCCATTCGGACGACCATGGCGGTGCTGGTCATTTCACTGGTGCTTTATTTCGCGGGCAATCCGATCTTTTCCACCTTGGGGATCACCCTGGACGGGTTCCGGGTGGGGTCCGGGGCGCTGCTGTTCCTGTCGGCGGTCTCGCTGGTCTCGGGCAAACGGCAGCGGCCCGAGCCGGACGACGATTCCGACGTCGCGGTGGTCCCGCTGGCCATGCCCATCACCGTGGGCCCGGCGACCATCGGTACCCTGCTCATCCTCGGCGCGGAGCTGTCCGGGGCCGAAGAGAAGCTGACCGGTGCGGGCGCCCTGGTCTGCGCCTGCCTGTCCGTGGGCGTCATCCTCTTTTCCGCATCCAGCCTGAAACGGATCATCGGGCGCATGGGCCTCAACGTGCTGACCAAGATCACCGGCCTGGTCCTGTCGGCCATGGCCGCCCAGATCGCGTTCACCGGCATACGCAACTTCCTGTCCTGA